A stretch of Paludisphaera borealis DNA encodes these proteins:
- a CDS encoding phosphoribosyl-ATP pyrophosphatase: MEEAAEVVEASDEPGDAGREHLVKEVADLVFHTAVLLGYRDIEWDAVEAELDRRSGLSGIAEKAARKPKS; encoded by the coding sequence ATCGAGGAGGCCGCCGAGGTCGTCGAGGCGAGCGACGAGCCGGGCGACGCCGGCCGCGAGCACCTCGTCAAGGAAGTCGCCGACCTCGTGTTTCACACCGCGGTCTTGCTCGGCTACCGCGACATCGAGTGGGACGCCGTCGAGGCCGAACTCGACCGCCGTTCCGGTCTCAGCGGGATCGCCGAGAAGGCCGCGCGGAAGCCGAAATCGTGA